The genomic stretch AGAATGGATTTTATGCGATCGCTACAGTGCTTCTACGGTGGCCTATCAAGGTTATGGGCGCGAGTTAGACCTGGCCTTGATTGATCAACTCAATCAGATCGCCACAGGTGGTCTAGTTAGTGACTTAACCTTGTGGCTGGATGTTCCAGTCGAGGTCGGCTTAGGTCGGGCCCAGGCTCGGGGAGAGAGCGATCGCATGGAGCAGGCCAGCCTAGCGTTTCATCAACGGGTGCACCAAGGCTTTAGCCAAGTGTTTGCCCAGGCGACCTACCCGGTTGAGCGCATTGATGCCATTCAGGATGAAATGACCGTCGCCCAGCACATCCAATCTGCCATATTGCCATGGTTAACCCAATGGTATCCGACCCATTTTCCAGGCTGATCGGACAACCCCAAGCCGTTCAACTCTTGACTGCAGCGATCGCCCAAGAGCGGGTTGCGCCGGCCTATCTGTTTGTGGGAGCACCGGGCATTGGTCGGCGCTTGGCGGCGCGGGCTTTTGCCGAATGCTTGCTCCAGGGAGGCTTACAGAACCAAGATGGCAGCGATCGCTCTCAACACCTGCGTCAGCGCATTGCTGAGGGCAACCATCCTGACCTACTGTGGGTCGAGCCTACCTATCTCCACCAAGGACAATTGCTGACGGCGGCAGAAGCAGAGGAGCAGGGCGTTAAGCGTCGCACGCCACCTCAGATTCGCCTCGAACAAATTCGCCGCATTGCTCAGTTTCTCGGTCGTCCGCCCTTGGAAGCACCCCGTTCGGTGATCGTCCTAGACGACGCCAACACCATGGCCGAGGCGGCCGCCAATGGCCTGCTCAAAACTCTAGAAGAGCCCGGTCGAGCTACGTTGATTTTGATTGCTCCTAGTCTAGATTCGCTGCTGCCCACCCTCGTCTCCCGCTGCCAGAGCATTCCCTTTCGGCGACTGGATCCAACCGCGATCGCCCAGGTGTTGACCCAGGTCGGACAGGCGGAACTGCTAGAGCAACCGGATATTTTGGCCCTAGCCCAGGGTAGTCCCGGGGAAGCGATCGCCAACTGGCAACATCTGCAAACCATCCCCCCCGACATTCTGGAGGCGATCG from Candidatus Obscuribacterales bacterium encodes the following:
- a CDS encoding dTMP kinase, with translation EWILCDRYSASTVAYQGYGRELDLALIDQLNQIATGGLVSDLTLWLDVPVEVGLGRAQARGESDRMEQASLAFHQRVHQGFSQVFAQATYPVERIDAIQDEMTVAQHIQSAILPWLTQWYPTHFPG
- a CDS encoding DNA polymerase III subunit delta', which translates into the protein MVNPMVSDPFSRLIGQPQAVQLLTAAIAQERVAPAYLFVGAPGIGRRLAARAFAECLLQGGLQNQDGSDRSQHLRQRIAEGNHPDLLWVEPTYLHQGQLLTAAEAEEQGVKRRTPPQIRLEQIRRIAQFLGRPPLEAPRSVIVLDDANTMAEAAANGLLKTLEEPGRATLILIAPSLDSLLPTLVSRCQSIPFRRLDPTAIAQVLTQVGQAELLEQPDILALAQGSPGEAIANWQHLQTIPPDILEAIATLPTTLRSALELARTLAAQPPETQLWLVDYWQQKLWYTHQQAAALPHLEQARRCLLTFVQPRLVWDVTLLNFLELVQ